One stretch of Lucilia cuprina isolate Lc7/37 chromosome 6, ASM2204524v1, whole genome shotgun sequence DNA includes these proteins:
- the LOC111688985 gene encoding WD repeat-containing protein 89-like, with protein MTKTTNIFKEAEDVPLPSSDEESSEESCIEDDDTCTRFELEQYFQQKYSVHDETAVTLKKNYILSLDKNDSLTRLAAGLSDGSVHLFDISTERGLSYSTPDCIAPPPCIDAKNRFTICGVRFVDETPNLLLVGTTNGLVRLFDLRTPGEVGRFENNPATEAEAAAMPKDIVCFDRNSNSRVLCVGTEQHHNNVYLLFYDLRERKQMGGYFDSHQDDVTTLRFHPQNPDLLCSGSTDGLINIFDLQKNIEDDALLQTLNTESSVHRVNWHKNVYDKDIISCITHTNDFKMYECEEADLVADFDRAKITECIKRKTPANCNLIDCHNMADGGVFLLTGSNINKGEIMRSLLVQNKQLLPGVDFHGNKQIVRESVFDEKSNILITAGESGIVTLWSPQNSSKSSNSNLKAKTKKSNKSTPY; from the exons atgacaaaaacaacgaatatttttaaag aagCCGAAGATGTGCCCTTGCCCAGCAGTGATGAGGAATCGAGTGAGGAGTCCTGTATTGAAGATGACGATACTTGTACACGTTTTGAATTGGAACAATATTTCCAACAAAAATACAGTGTACATGATGAAACGGCTGTGACATTAAAGAAGAATTACATACTAAGTTTGGATAAAAATGA CTCATTAACACGACTGGCAGCCGGCTTATCAGACGGTTCTGTACATTTATTCGATATAAGTACTGAACGTGGTCTTAGCTACTCCACGCCAGATTGTATAGCCCCCCCACCTTGCATTGATGCTAAAAATCGTTTTACCATTTGTGGCGTACGTTTTGTAGATGAGACTCCTAATTTGCTACTGGTTGGCACAACAAATGGTTTGGTTAGACTTTTTGATTTACGTACACCTGGTGAAGTGGGACGTTTCGAAAATAATCCCGCAACTGAGGCCGAAGCAGCAGCTATGCCCAAGGATATTGTGTGCTTTGACCGCAATTCCAATAGTCGGGTTTTGTGTGTGGGAACGGAACAACAtcataataatgtttatttactaTTCTACGATTTAAGAGAACGTAAACAAATGGGTGGTTATTTTGATAGTCATCAAGATGATGTGACCACTTTACGTTTTCATCCACAAAATCCTGATCTTTTGTGTTCGGGTTCTACCGATGGTTTgataaatatatttgatttacaaaaaaacatagaaGATGATGCTCTCTTACAGACGCTTAATACCGAGAGTAGTGTACATAGAGTAAATTG GCATAAAAATGTCTACGACAAAGATATAATCTCATGTATAACACATACCAATGACTTTAAAATGTACGAATGCGAAGAAGCTGATCTGGTGGCTGATTTTGATAGAGCTAAAATTACCGAATGTATAAAACGTAAAACACCagcaaattgtaatttaattgaTTGTCACAATATGGCGGATGGTGGAGTTTTCTTGTTAACTGGTTCAAATATCAATAAAGG AGAAATAATGCGCTCTTTGCTGGTTCAGAATAAACAACTATTGCCAGGTGTAGATTTTCATGGCAATAAACAAATTGTGCGCGAAAGTGTATTTGATGAAAAGTCAAATATATTAATAACTGCTGGCGAAAGTGGTATAGTTACACTATGGAGTCCACAAAACTCGTCTAAGTCGAGTAACAGCAACTTGAAGGCCAAAACGAAAAAGTCAAATAAATCAACACcttattaa
- the LOC111688874 gene encoding probable nucleoporin Nup54 isoform X1, with product MSFFGANNSLGATSTPAKPTGLFSSFGTGAAGTTSAFGAPATSTTQTGFGTTSAFGAGGFGTSTTAATSAPTLGGFGGFGATNTSTTTAPSLGGFGSFGTGAVQTSQPPSLFGTATSAATGFGGFGGGTATSTAPSFGGFGTTATSAPGGAFGGFGATSTTSTAPAFGGFGAQSSTGGFGGFGTSFGKTAANTTVTPGFGGFGGNTGFMMGQQQQQAPPISADDAFAQSIFNVSIYGDERDAIIAKWNYFQAMWGTGKSFYSQNAAPVEITPQNYLCRFKAMGYSRLPGKDNKMGLVALNFNKSLAEVKNQQQQIINTLNAAFGNKPNLLVNIDSSKESEEKKCQLVIYLEEKSQLSPNDTKRILATDLANYLNQPNVKGQLNNLGIVEILALVLPDEDQLKEYLKNPPKGIDPRMWCQAKLDNPDAAKFIPVPMIGFNELKYRIKCQENETEMHALYLRKVENDLSELRQRHTAATAKIMEYKRNLAELSHKILKIIVKQECTRKVGLALTPEEEALRTKLENMQALVSAPTQFKGRLSELLSQMRMQRNQYALTSGSEYTLDKDCEEEMKTFLGMQQKAMEVLTDTVTKDLKALQIIIDGMPELVRG from the exons ATGTCTTTCTTTGGAGCCAACAATTCCCTTGGTGCCACCAGTACACCGGCAAAAC CAACTGGATTATTTTCATCATTTGGTACAGGAGCAGCCGGTACAACGTCTGCTTTTGGGGCGCCAGCTACCTCCACGACACAAACAGGTTTCGGCACGACTTCAGCATTTGGTGCAGGTGGTTTTGGTACGTCAACAACGGCAGCAACATCAGCACCCACTTTAGGAGGTTTTGGTGGATTTGGCGCAACGAATACTAGTACCACAACTGCACCTAGTTTGGGTGGTTTTGGTTCGTTTGGTACTGGTGCAGTGCAAACTTCACAGCCACCCAGTTTGTTTGGTACAGCAACGTCCGCTGCAACAGGATTTGGAGGATTTGGTGGTGGAACTGCTACATCTACGGCTCCTAGTTTTGGGGGATTTGGCACAACGGCAACAAGTGCTCCAGGAGGAGCTTTCGGTGGTTTTGGCGCCACTTCAACTACATCCACTGCACCAGCATTTGGAGGCTTTGGAGCACAATCGTCGACGGGTGGTTTTGGAGGATTTGGTACAA GTTTTGGCAAAACAGCTGCCAATACTACAGTAACCCCTGGATTTGGAGGTTTCGGTGGAAATACTGGTTTCATGATgggtcaacaacaacaacaggctCCGCCTATATCAGCAGATGATGCTTTTGCGCAATCAATTTTCAATGTTTCCATATATGGTGATGAACGTGATGCAATAATTGCGAAATGGAATTACTTTCAAGCCATGTGGGGTACTGGTAAATCATTTTATTCACAAAATGCCGCACCCGTTGAAATAACACCACAAAATTACTTGTGTCGCTTTAAAGCGATGGGTTACAGTAGGCTACCCGGCAAGGATAATAAAATGGGTTTAGTggcattaaattttaacaaatcacTTGCGGAAGTTaagaatcaacaacaacaaattattaacacTTTGAACGCTGCTTTTGGCAATAAACCAAATCTATTAGTAAACATCGACTCAAGTAAAGAAAGTGAAGAGAAGAAATGTCAACTTGTTATATACTTGGAAGAAAAATCGCAATTATCTCCGAATGACACAAAACGTATTTTAGCCACAGATTTGGCCAACTATTTAAATCAGCCTAATGTCAAGGGGCAACTCAATAATTTGGGTATAGTAGAGATTTTGGCACTTGTGCTGCCAGACGAGGATCAgcttaaagaatatttaaaaaatcctcCTAAAGGTATAGATCCCCGTATGTGGTGTCAAGCTAAACTTGATAATCCAGATGCAGCGAAATTTATACCTGTACCTATGATTGGTTTTAATGAACTTAAGTATCGTATAAAATGTCAGGAAAATGAAACTGAAATGCATGCATTATATTTGCGTAAAGTGGAAAATGACTTATCCGAATTAAGACAACGACACACAGCGGCCACTGCAAAAATAATGGAATATAAGCGTAATTTGGCTGAATtaagtcataaaattttaaag ataatagtTAAACAGGAATGTACACGAAAAGTGGGATTAGCCTTAACGCCCGAAGAAGAAGCTTTGCGCACGAAATTAGAAAATATGCAGGCATTAGTTTCAGCTCCCACACAATTTAAG gGTCGTCTTAGTGAACTACTCTCGCAAATGCGTATGCAACGTAATCAATATGCTTTAACATCCGGCAGTGAATATACACTTGACAAAGATTGTGAAGAAGAAATGAAAACCTTTTTGGGTATGCAACAAAAAGCAATGGAAGTCCTTACTGATACCGTAACAAAAGATTTAAAGGCTTTACAAATAATTATCGATGGTATGCCAGAATTGGTAAGAGGTTAA
- the LOC111688874 gene encoding probable nucleoporin Nup54 isoform X2, translating into MSFFGANNSLGATSTPAKRAAGTTSAFGAPATSTTQTGFGTTSAFGAGGFGTSTTAATSAPTLGGFGGFGATNTSTTTAPSLGGFGSFGTGAVQTSQPPSLFGTATSAATGFGGFGGGTATSTAPSFGGFGTTATSAPGGAFGGFGATSTTSTAPAFGGFGAQSSTGGFGGFGTSFGKTAANTTVTPGFGGFGGNTGFMMGQQQQQAPPISADDAFAQSIFNVSIYGDERDAIIAKWNYFQAMWGTGKSFYSQNAAPVEITPQNYLCRFKAMGYSRLPGKDNKMGLVALNFNKSLAEVKNQQQQIINTLNAAFGNKPNLLVNIDSSKESEEKKCQLVIYLEEKSQLSPNDTKRILATDLANYLNQPNVKGQLNNLGIVEILALVLPDEDQLKEYLKNPPKGIDPRMWCQAKLDNPDAAKFIPVPMIGFNELKYRIKCQENETEMHALYLRKVENDLSELRQRHTAATAKIMEYKRNLAELSHKILKIIVKQECTRKVGLALTPEEEALRTKLENMQALVSAPTQFKGRLSELLSQMRMQRNQYALTSGSEYTLDKDCEEEMKTFLGMQQKAMEVLTDTVTKDLKALQIIIDGMPELVRG; encoded by the exons ATGTCTTTCTTTGGAGCCAACAATTCCCTTGGTGCCACCAGTACACCGGCAAAAC GAGCAGCCGGTACAACGTCTGCTTTTGGGGCGCCAGCTACCTCCACGACACAAACAGGTTTCGGCACGACTTCAGCATTTGGTGCAGGTGGTTTTGGTACGTCAACAACGGCAGCAACATCAGCACCCACTTTAGGAGGTTTTGGTGGATTTGGCGCAACGAATACTAGTACCACAACTGCACCTAGTTTGGGTGGTTTTGGTTCGTTTGGTACTGGTGCAGTGCAAACTTCACAGCCACCCAGTTTGTTTGGTACAGCAACGTCCGCTGCAACAGGATTTGGAGGATTTGGTGGTGGAACTGCTACATCTACGGCTCCTAGTTTTGGGGGATTTGGCACAACGGCAACAAGTGCTCCAGGAGGAGCTTTCGGTGGTTTTGGCGCCACTTCAACTACATCCACTGCACCAGCATTTGGAGGCTTTGGAGCACAATCGTCGACGGGTGGTTTTGGAGGATTTGGTACAA GTTTTGGCAAAACAGCTGCCAATACTACAGTAACCCCTGGATTTGGAGGTTTCGGTGGAAATACTGGTTTCATGATgggtcaacaacaacaacaggctCCGCCTATATCAGCAGATGATGCTTTTGCGCAATCAATTTTCAATGTTTCCATATATGGTGATGAACGTGATGCAATAATTGCGAAATGGAATTACTTTCAAGCCATGTGGGGTACTGGTAAATCATTTTATTCACAAAATGCCGCACCCGTTGAAATAACACCACAAAATTACTTGTGTCGCTTTAAAGCGATGGGTTACAGTAGGCTACCCGGCAAGGATAATAAAATGGGTTTAGTggcattaaattttaacaaatcacTTGCGGAAGTTaagaatcaacaacaacaaattattaacacTTTGAACGCTGCTTTTGGCAATAAACCAAATCTATTAGTAAACATCGACTCAAGTAAAGAAAGTGAAGAGAAGAAATGTCAACTTGTTATATACTTGGAAGAAAAATCGCAATTATCTCCGAATGACACAAAACGTATTTTAGCCACAGATTTGGCCAACTATTTAAATCAGCCTAATGTCAAGGGGCAACTCAATAATTTGGGTATAGTAGAGATTTTGGCACTTGTGCTGCCAGACGAGGATCAgcttaaagaatatttaaaaaatcctcCTAAAGGTATAGATCCCCGTATGTGGTGTCAAGCTAAACTTGATAATCCAGATGCAGCGAAATTTATACCTGTACCTATGATTGGTTTTAATGAACTTAAGTATCGTATAAAATGTCAGGAAAATGAAACTGAAATGCATGCATTATATTTGCGTAAAGTGGAAAATGACTTATCCGAATTAAGACAACGACACACAGCGGCCACTGCAAAAATAATGGAATATAAGCGTAATTTGGCTGAATtaagtcataaaattttaaag ataatagtTAAACAGGAATGTACACGAAAAGTGGGATTAGCCTTAACGCCCGAAGAAGAAGCTTTGCGCACGAAATTAGAAAATATGCAGGCATTAGTTTCAGCTCCCACACAATTTAAG gGTCGTCTTAGTGAACTACTCTCGCAAATGCGTATGCAACGTAATCAATATGCTTTAACATCCGGCAGTGAATATACACTTGACAAAGATTGTGAAGAAGAAATGAAAACCTTTTTGGGTATGCAACAAAAAGCAATGGAAGTCCTTACTGATACCGTAACAAAAGATTTAAAGGCTTTACAAATAATTATCGATGGTATGCCAGAATTGGTAAGAGGTTAA
- the LOC111688663 gene encoding uncharacterized protein LOC111688663, with protein MFKKVITILIFLFVGIINGLPPGVKPIENKKSHNEGPFIQPEVITIERLEALLRKASEIFKPTNLQRSDAPTAEIQQVAVPIQFMQPPANQPFNFYLPLFDYDESDAQHTKLDEKSRKMEHFTPPPPPKEGESQENFYDVKPKKALPKKFNSSAKHINIKWLNAYEKQLSSPSNKQSVNVPKDVYLINDERNRINFDDTFFAVDMKVPDRTNKLDKSTSEVENQNDDYNSQGEEDLIAAAALQIPLITQFTNLRRF; from the exons atgtttaaaaaagtgatAACA atattaatttttttatttgtgggTATAATAAATGGATTACCTCCTGGAGTTAAGCCTATTGAGAATAAGAAGTCGCACAACGAAGGACCTTTCATACAGCCAGAAGTTATAACAATTGAACGTTTGGAAGCGCTGTTGAGAAAAGCTAGCGAAATATTCAAACCCACAAATCTTCAACGCTCTGATGCGCCAACAGCAGAGATCCAACAAGTCGCCGTACCCATACAATTTATGCAGCCTCCTGCTAATCAGCcctttaacttttatttaccaCTCTTTGATTACGATGAAAGCGATGCTCAACACACCAAACTTGATGAAAAAAGCCGTAAAATGGAACATTTTACACCACCGCCTCCGCCTAAAGAGGGCGAAAGTCAAGAAAACTTTTATGATGTTAAGCCCAAGAAAGCATTAccaaaaaagtttaattcaTCTGCCAAACACATCAATATCAAATGGTTGAATGCATATGAAAAGCAATTATCTTCCCCCAGCAATAAACAATCGGTTAATGTTCCCAAAGATGTATACCTTATAAACGATGAACGTAATCGTATAAATTTTGACGATACATTCTTTGCGGTAGACATGAAAGTACCCGACCGAACCAATAAATTAGATAAATCTACGTCAGAAGTCGAGAACCAAAATGATGATTACAACAGTCAAGGAGAGGAGGATTTAATAGCAGCTGCTGCTCTACAAATACCATTAATAacacaatttacaaatttaagaagattttaa
- the LOC111688974 gene encoding deoxyribose-phosphate aldolase: MKTNKILPFDNTLLNITISLRQLEEISKEISSRGQVTDLNEVVWALKALTLTDLTTLAGDDTQANVARLCHRAAYPFPLHLVENTIEETLHKQIHTGAVCVYPARVADARKTFEQLKCFEDIPIAAVATGFPTGQYGLKTRLDEITFAIEAGAREIDIVINRQLALTEQWQALYDEVCEMRKACGERARMKTILAIGELGSMENVYRASMVCMMAGADFIKTSTGKESVNATIPVGLVMIWAIQEFLRKTGQIVGLKPAGGVRTVREAISWMTLVKETLGTQWLQPALFRFGASGLLDDIEKVVRKGLAGQDIQTAAAAY, encoded by the exons ATGAAAACCAATAAAATCCTGCCCTTTG ACAATACTTTACTTAACATCACCATTTCACTAAGACAATTGGAAGAAATCTCTAAAGAAATTTCCTCTCGTGGTCAAGTTACTGATTTAAATGAAGTTGTTTGGGCTTTAAAAGCATTAACTCTTACCGATTTGACTACATTAGCGGGTGATGATACCCAGGCCAATGTTGCACGTCTTTGCCATAGAGCAGCCTATCCCTTTCCACTACATTTAGTAGAAAACACCATAGAAGAGACGTTGCACAAACAAATTCATACGGGTGCCGTTTGTGTTTATCCAGCACGTGTAGCTGATGCACGTAAAACATTTGAACAACTTAAGTGTTTCGAAGATATTCCTATAGCTGCTGTAGCCACTGGTTTTCCTACGGGTCAATATGGTCTTAAAACACGTTTAGATGAAATAACATTTGCAATAGAAGCGGGTGCTCGTGAAATTGATATTGTTATTAATCGACAATTGGCTTTGACCGAACAGTGGCAGGCTCTGTACGATGAAGTTTGTGAAATGAGAAAGGCGTGTGGAGAGAGGGCACGTATGAAGACTATTTTAGCTATTGGTGAATTAGGTTCAATGGAAAAT GTCTATAGAGCATCCATGGTTTGCATGATGGCTGGAGCGGATTTCATTAAAACCTCCACCGGCAAAGAATCGGTAAATGCCACTATACCCGTAGGTTTAGTTATGATCTGGGCAATTCAAGAATTTCTACGAAAAACTGGGCAAATAGTTGGTTTAAAACCAGCCGGTGGTGTGCGTACTGTACGCGAGGCAATATCTTGGATGACTTTAGTTAAAGAAACTTTGGGTACGCAATGGCTGCAACCAGCACTCTTTCGTTTTGGAGCCTCTGGTCTGTTAGATGACATTGAAAAGGTAGTACGTAAAGGCTTGGCGGGACAAGATATACAAACTGCTGCTGCagcatattaa
- the LOC111688941 gene encoding putative ATPase N2B, with protein MFTSKIVVRFVGSALEQQQQFILLAANGQHASRRFFTPMQVYEKKVEEKKLMPDKAQKNTAQQLEELYNTLKDYKPTPVKSAAQGGGGFFSKLLKKEKTGSSSIQLLNTSSPKGLYIYGSVGGGKTTLMDLFYDCCTNIDKKQRVHFNSFMSQVHGRIHQVKQERGPRDRAFNTEKPEPFDPTLPVAEMIAAESWLICFDEFQVTDIADAMILKSLFTHLFNEGIVCVATSNRHPTELYKNGLQRSNFLPFIDVLLNRSNLAAMDSGVDYRRIAQSGDTNYFVTTKGDAKSQMERMFKILCSQENDIIRPRTITHFGRDLTFQRTCGQVLDSDFEELCNRPLGGSDYIQIGQFFHTVLIHNVPQLTLQMKSQMRRFITLIDTLYDNRVRVVMSAEAPLDKLFNFSDKPTDIADDQRMLMDDLKLGAQDTSASVFTGEEEMFAYDRTISRLYEMQKKEYWEQWAKHR; from the exons ATGTTCACTTCCAAAATAGTGGTACGTTTTGTGGGTTCAGCtttagaacaacaacaacaatttatattGTTGGCTGCCAATGGTCAGCATGCATCGAGACGCTTTTTTACACCTATGCAGGTGTATGAGAAGAAAGTCGAAGAAAAGAAATTAATGCCCGATAAGGCACAAAAAAATACTGCACAGCAATTGGAAGAGTTATATAATACCCTCAAGGATTATAAGCCAACACCTGTAAAGTCAGCGGCACAAGGTGGAGGtggtttctttagtaaattacTGAAGAAGGAGAAAACGGGCAGTAGTTCAATTCAGCTTTTAAATACATCATCTCCTAAAGGGTTGTATATTTATGGTAGTGTGGGCGGTGGTAAAACCACTTTGATGGACTTGTTCTATGATTGTTGTACCAAT ATCGACAAGAAGCAACGTGTCCATTTTAATTCCTTTATGTCTCAGGTGCACGGCCGCATACATCAGGTCAAACAGGAGCGTGGCCCAAGAGATCGTGCTTTTAATACCGAAAAACCAGAACCATTCGATCCTACATTGCCGGTGGCAGAAATGATTGCTGCTGAATCTTGGTTGATTTGTTTTGATGAATTTCAAGTCACCGACATTGCCGATGCAATGATCTTAAAAAGCTTATTTACACATCTCTTTAACGAAGGTATTGTTTGTGTGGCCACTAGTAATCGTCATCCTACGGAGTTGTATAAGAATGGTTTACAACGTAGTAACTTTTTACCCTTCATTGATGTTTTGTTAAATCGTTCCAATTTGGCGGCAATGGATAGTGGAGTTGATTATCGTCGCATCGCTCAGTCAGGAGATACAAATTACTTTGT aaCAACAAAAGGCGATGCTAAATCTCAAATGGAacgtatgtttaaaattttatgttcacAGGAGAACGATATCATTAGACCTCGCACAATTACACATTTTGGACGCGATTTAACATTTCAACGTACCTGTGGTCAAGTTTTAGACAGTGATTTCGAAGAACTTTGCAATCGT cctTTGGGTGGCAGTGATTATATACAAATTGGACAATTCTTTCACACGGTGCTGATTCACAATGTTCCACAATTGACCCTACAAATGAAATCACAAATGAGGCGTTTTATAACATTAATCGATACACTTTACGATAATCGCGTTCGTGTGGTAATGTCGGCTGAAGCTCCACtcgataaattatttaattttagtgaTAAACCCACGGACATTGCCGATGATCAACGCATGTTAATGGATGATTTGAAATTGGGTGCt CAAGATACATCAGCTAGTGTTTTTACTGGCGAGGAGGAAATGTTTGCTTACGATCGTACTATTTCTCGTTTATACGAAATGCAAAAGAAAGAATATTGGGAGCAATGGGCCAAACATAGATAA